AGGAAGTTCCAAGCTTTGAGGCTTTAATCGATTTTCCTATGGATTTCTATGAACAGATGAATTTTAACCTCAAGCTAGAAAGCGATGTGACAGATATCGATGCCAAGCAAAAGCGGGTTGAACTTGAGAGTAAGAAAGGAAAGGAAACTCTAACATACGATGCCCTTATAATGGCTACTGGCGCCGACCCGATATTCCCTCCAATTAAAGGATCTGAGAAAAAGGGTATTTTTAAACTAAGGACACTTGACGATGGCAAGGCAATCGACCAAGCTGCAAGTAAGTCCAAGAAGGCACTTGTCGTCGGAGCAGGCTTAATCGGACTTGAGGTTGCGGATGCGCTTGTACGCAGAGGACTTAAAGTCACAGTGGTGGAGCTTCTTCCGCAGGCAGTTAGACCGCTTCTCGATGAAGATTTCGCCGAAATTGTTCATAAAAGAGTGACCGAAAGAGGCGTTCGGCTGATTCTAAACCATGCAGCCGACGAATTCCTAGGAGGCGACAAAGTTGAAGCTGTACTCGTCGGCGAGGAAAAGATTCCTACAGATTTCGTTGTAATGACTATTGGAGTAAGAGCAAATACAGCTTTAGCTCAAAAGATCGGGGCTGAATTAGGAGTAACTAAGTGCATCAAAGTTAACAGCAGAATGGAAACCACGGTTAAAGATGTATACGCATGCGGCGACTGCGTTGAATCGAGGCACTTAGTGACCGGACTGCCAACTGTGAGTCAACTTGGTACAACCGCAAATAGACAAGGCAAAGTCGCCGGGATAAATGCAGCTGGCGGATACGCAATATTCCCGGGGGTTCTCAGCACAGCTGTCACAAAGTTCTTTGACATGGAAATTGGATATACCGGGTTAACCGAATGGCAGGCTAAACTCGCGGGAATCGAACCCATAGTGAGCAACGTATCTTGGAAGACTCGCGCACATTACCACCCAGAAGTTAAGAACATGGAGGTAAAACTACTCTTCGACCCCGACTTAGGCGTAGTAATCGGTGGTCAAATAATCGCAGGAGAATCCGTTGCCATGAGAATCAACCTACTCTCAGTGGCAATCTCAAACCGAATGACAGCCTTTGAACTTGCAAAAATAGATGCTGGCTACGCCCCACCGTTAAATGATGCAGTTGAACCAATTGCAATGGCAGCCGAGTCGGCTGCGAAAAGTTTGAAAGCGACCTAAATATTTGGTTCATAAAGTTTTTTTCTTTTATTTTTAAATTATAAACATAGTTAAAACGAAGAAGAATTGAAGTCGTCTAAGGTTTAACAGCTTTTGCGATTAATGATCCCTGCGTTTTAATGATTTCGACGATTGTAGTCTTAGCTGGCGTTTTGTACTTCATGTGAAGTTGCCGTAAACTTAGTTGTATTAAATAGGGATGTAGTTTGAAGGTAAATTTAATATATTTAACTTGGCTAATTCAATAAGATGCGTTTTTGGAGGAGAAAAATTGCCAGCAAAGGTTCCAGCTAAAATAAAAGCAGCAGTTTACCTTGAGGTTGACAAGTATGAAGTTCAAAGCTTTCCAACTACCCCTGTTGGGGACACGAGTGTACTTATAAAAACCGAACTTTGTGGTGTATGCGCTACCGATATGCATGTATTCCACGGTAGATTACCTGTTCCAATGCCTTGCACTGTGGGCCACGAATATGCTGGGCGAATCGTAGAAATGGGTAAAAAAGCCGCGAACCTTGAAGCCACGGGCAAAACCTTGGAGGTTGGCGATCTTGTCACTGTCTGTCCGCTATCTTGGCCATGTTATGAGTGCTGGTACGACAGATTTACCACTCGAACCAATAAATGCCGCAATGTGAGCGGATGGGGATTAGGTCAGAGCACTAAGGTACCGCCTTACGTGGTCGGAGGATTTTCCGAATACGCTTACGCTGACCTCAAGAAGTGGCCTGTTTACAAAGTACCCGAAGATTGGACACCTGAGATGACGATTGTTGTCGAACCATTTTCCGTTGGATGGCATGGCATAGAGCGAGCTCATGGACCTGGAGCCCCATGGGGTAGCTCCCGTGAAGGATTCGGACCAGGTCAAACTGTCGCAGTTCAGGGAGCTGGTCCAATTGGCATTGCTTCCCTAACAGCGGCAAAGATCGCTGGTGCGGGCAAGGTTATCGTAATCGAAATGCACGACTATCGAATCAAATTGGCTGAAAAATGGGGTGCCGACCACATCATTGATATGAAAGCTTTCAAAACGCCTGAAGATCGAATAAAGGAAGTGAAGAGACTTACAGACGGCATAGGGGCCGATGTGGTCATGGAGTGCACCGGATTTCCAGCTGCTTGCTGGGAAGGTATTGAGATGTGCAGGGACGGAGGCATCTACATAGAGATAGGACACTTTACTGACGTTGGAGTAGCACCAAACATTAAGTTCTTCAGAATATGCGATAAAGAAATTGATATTCGTGGCAGTTGGGGCTATCATGCAACAAC
The sequence above is drawn from the Candidatus Bathyarchaeota archaeon genome and encodes:
- a CDS encoding FAD-dependent oxidoreductase, coding for MGKKIVIIGCNAAGISAAIAARKTDPDAEITMISRERYTAYARCGLPFALAKEVPSFEALIDFPMDFYEQMNFNLKLESDVTDIDAKQKRVELESKKGKETLTYDALIMATGADPIFPPIKGSEKKGIFKLRTLDDGKAIDQAASKSKKALVVGAGLIGLEVADALVRRGLKVTVVELLPQAVRPLLDEDFAEIVHKRVTERGVRLILNHAADEFLGGDKVEAVLVGEEKIPTDFVVMTIGVRANTALAQKIGAELGVTKCIKVNSRMETTVKDVYACGDCVESRHLVTGLPTVSQLGTTANRQGKVAGINAAGGYAIFPGVLSTAVTKFFDMEIGYTGLTEWQAKLAGIEPIVSNVSWKTRAHYHPEVKNMEVKLLFDPDLGVVIGGQIIAGESVAMRINLLSVAISNRMTAFELAKIDAGYAPPLNDAVEPIAMAAESAAKSLKAT
- a CDS encoding zinc-binding dehydrogenase, which produces MPAKVPAKIKAAVYLEVDKYEVQSFPTTPVGDTSVLIKTELCGVCATDMHVFHGRLPVPMPCTVGHEYAGRIVEMGKKAANLEATGKTLEVGDLVTVCPLSWPCYECWYDRFTTRTNKCRNVSGWGLGQSTKVPPYVVGGFSEYAYADLKKWPVYKVPEDWTPEMTIVVEPFSVGWHGIERAHGPGAPWGSSREGFGPGQTVAVQGAGPIGIASLTAAKIAGAGKVIVIEMHDYRIKLAEKWGADHIIDMKAFKTPEDRIKEVKRLTDGIGADVVMECTGFPAACWEGIEMCRDGGIYIEIGHFTDVGVAPNIKFFRICDKEIDIRGSWGYHATTFGTAIPAMNQAIDEFPWKTYATHFFALEDLDKAFEGITKGTVGKAAIKPSLK